One part of the Paenibacillus silvisoli genome encodes these proteins:
- a CDS encoding metallophosphoesterase family protein, with protein MFRFAVMSDIHVQAWDQESQARLVSALHDYAFLPEPPDYIVINGDLTEGHDSDYTVLLHLLETHATCPVYMTMGNHEYYRMWYKQLPTPVWSMATFPNEWSSEQAMELFLSRLKLSRPYYAERLQGYTFIFLAGECYRDQVDGIVEHAWISDEQFAFLEKQLEQKQNDTPGYNGRPVFVFLHQPIEEVFQKERLAQLLAAYPEIIFFSGHTHHQLTSRQTYTAPEGRFAIVNSSSVRRPWSDRDEPLDGSMSESLFVEVQDDKVIISGRRHDERDWVAQAKFVRSYAKNKKKYRQKIK; from the coding sequence ATGTTTCGCTTTGCCGTCATGTCAGACATCCATGTTCAAGCTTGGGATCAAGAATCTCAGGCTCGTTTGGTTTCGGCTTTACATGATTATGCGTTCCTCCCGGAGCCGCCGGATTATATCGTAATCAATGGCGATTTGACGGAAGGGCATGATTCGGATTATACGGTTTTACTGCATCTATTGGAGACCCATGCGACATGTCCCGTTTATATGACGATGGGCAATCATGAGTATTACCGGATGTGGTATAAACAATTGCCGACGCCCGTTTGGTCGATGGCTACGTTTCCGAATGAGTGGTCCTCCGAACAAGCGATGGAGCTGTTTTTATCTCGCTTAAAGCTAAGCCGGCCTTACTATGCGGAGCGGCTTCAGGGCTATACCTTCATTTTCCTCGCGGGAGAATGCTATCGGGATCAGGTAGACGGGATTGTCGAGCATGCCTGGATCAGCGACGAACAGTTTGCTTTTCTGGAGAAGCAGCTGGAGCAGAAGCAGAACGATACACCGGGATACAACGGGAGGCCGGTATTCGTGTTCCTGCACCAACCGATCGAGGAAGTTTTCCAGAAGGAGCGGCTTGCGCAGTTGCTTGCCGCTTATCCGGAAATCATCTTTTTCTCCGGACATACGCACCATCAGCTGACTAGCCGACAGACCTATACGGCGCCGGAGGGAAGGTTTGCGATAGTGAATAGCTCCTCCGTTCGCCGTCCTTGGAGCGATAGGGATGAACCTCTGGACGGATCGATGAGTGAAAGCTTGTTCGTCGAAGTGCAGGATGACAAGGTTATCATCAGCGGCCGAAGGCATGATGAGCGAGATTGGGTGGCGCAAGCGAAATTCGTACGAAGCTATGCGAAAAATAAAAAAAAGTACCGCCAAAAGATTAAATAG
- a CDS encoding ROK family protein: MPLELSVGVDIGGTKIHFALVDAQGKLYADEQIPTEAIQGAAAVMERTLQGIERMLGLVDRMKDAVVIKGIGIGSAGQIDFASGSVAYAVDTLPGWTGMRIQARAEERFPDLPIIVDNDVNVMAVAELRCGAAKGLRHFICLALGTGIGGAVVENGRLVRGAFGGAGELGHVSVDFNGPQCSCGNLGCLELYASGSGIARLAKEEAASFNDSRAVMQAWLQGDAQASQLMNIAIAALASGISSLIHTFNPEAVIIGGGVAEAGDAFLSAIRRETQKRTSAAMWKAVELKLAAAGNVAGVKGAALQLWHYPK, from the coding sequence ATGCCGCTTGAGTTGTCGGTTGGCGTGGATATCGGAGGGACGAAAATTCATTTTGCCTTAGTCGACGCACAAGGAAAGCTTTATGCAGATGAGCAAATACCGACAGAGGCGATACAAGGCGCTGCTGCCGTGATGGAGAGGACGTTGCAAGGCATCGAGCGAATGCTTGGCTTGGTGGACCGAATGAAAGACGCGGTCGTGATTAAAGGAATCGGGATCGGGAGTGCCGGTCAGATTGATTTCGCCAGCGGCTCGGTAGCCTATGCGGTCGATACGCTGCCTGGCTGGACCGGAATGCGTATTCAAGCCCGGGCTGAGGAGCGCTTTCCCGATTTGCCGATTATCGTAGATAATGACGTGAACGTCATGGCCGTAGCGGAACTGCGCTGCGGAGCGGCTAAGGGGCTGCGGCATTTTATCTGCTTGGCGCTCGGGACCGGGATCGGCGGCGCCGTTGTCGAGAATGGACGGCTGGTTCGCGGGGCGTTCGGCGGGGCAGGGGAGCTTGGACATGTATCCGTCGATTTTAATGGACCCCAGTGTTCATGCGGCAACCTCGGTTGTTTGGAATTGTACGCTTCCGGCAGCGGGATTGCCCGGCTTGCCAAGGAGGAAGCCGCTTCCTTCAACGATTCGCGGGCGGTTATGCAGGCGTGGCTGCAGGGGGATGCACAAGCAAGTCAGTTGATGAATATTGCGATTGCAGCATTAGCATCGGGCATTAGCAGCTTGATCCATACGTTTAATCCGGAGGCCGTGATCATCGGCGGAGGCGTGGCGGAAGCGGGTGACGCTTTCTTGTCGGCGATCCGTCGGGAGACGCAGAAGCGAACATCGGCTGCCATGTGGAAAGCCGTTGAATTGAAGCTGGCGGCGGCGGGCAATGTTGCCGGCGTAAAGGGCGCAGCCCTGCAGCTTTGGCACTATCCGAAATAA
- a CDS encoding MurR/RpiR family transcriptional regulator, whose amino-acid sequence MKKVRKLNNTSNTLLMIASVYSSMTKAEKKVADTVQLNPEAAVLSTVTDLAEMAGVGETSVIRFCRTLGFRGYHDFKLSIAQDLVNMPSYTQSEIDDEDEPMDIVRKVTANNESILKGTMDLLDMDEMNKAVSSILAAKQIYVYGVGSSGITALDTHYLLMRLGFKVEAQRDSHIIAMSAALVGKGDVVIGISTSGSTKDLVDPIKQAKQNGATVICLTSHAKSPITNYADTVLLIPSREMPFQGGALSTKMAQIHLLDILSTLITLQKKSETSDSITKTANAVADKLY is encoded by the coding sequence ATGAAGAAGGTACGCAAGTTAAACAACACCTCGAATACATTGCTCATGATCGCAAGCGTCTATTCATCCATGACCAAAGCGGAGAAGAAGGTGGCCGATACGGTTCAGCTCAATCCGGAAGCCGCCGTCCTTTCAACCGTTACGGACTTGGCCGAAATGGCGGGCGTTGGCGAAACGTCGGTCATCCGGTTTTGCCGAACGCTGGGGTTCCGAGGCTATCATGATTTCAAGCTTTCGATTGCGCAGGATCTGGTCAATATGCCGAGCTACACGCAGAGTGAAATCGACGACGAAGACGAACCGATGGACATCGTCCGCAAAGTGACGGCCAACAACGAGAGCATTCTAAAGGGAACCATGGATTTGCTGGATATGGACGAAATGAACAAAGCGGTATCGTCTATACTAGCCGCGAAGCAAATCTATGTTTATGGGGTCGGCTCTTCAGGGATTACCGCGCTCGATACGCATTATTTGCTCATGCGCCTTGGCTTCAAAGTGGAGGCGCAGCGCGATTCCCACATCATTGCGATGTCCGCGGCTCTTGTGGGGAAAGGCGACGTGGTGATCGGCATATCGACTTCCGGCAGCACGAAGGATCTCGTCGATCCGATCAAGCAGGCGAAGCAAAACGGCGCGACCGTCATTTGCCTGACCAGTCATGCGAAATCGCCGATTACGAACTATGCGGATACGGTGCTTCTGATCCCATCCCGCGAGATGCCATTCCAGGGCGGAGCTCTTTCGACTAAGATGGCGCAGATCCATTTGCTGGACATTTTATCCACCTTGATTACCTTGCAGAAGAAGAGCGAGACGAGCGATTCCATTACGAAGACGGCGAATGCGGTAGCGGATAAGCTCTATTAA
- a CDS encoding N-acetylmannosamine-6-phosphate 2-epimerase: protein MKQSLIEQLRNGCIVSCQALEHEPLFGSNIMSAMAVAAEMGGAAAIRANTPKDIAAIKARCSLPVIGLYKKHYPDSDVYITPTIKEVEELVAAGSDFIALDATVQPRPNGQDFRGLLQEIRAAYPDVMLVADVSTYEEGVLAMELGVDLISTTMSGYTPYSPQREEPDIGLVERLAVLNRVPVLAEGRIWTVDEMLRCFEAGAFAVVVGTAITRPQEITKRFVKAILSRNFG, encoded by the coding sequence ATGAAACAATCGCTCATTGAGCAACTGCGAAACGGATGCATTGTGTCCTGCCAGGCATTGGAGCATGAGCCGTTATTCGGGTCTAATATCATGAGTGCTATGGCGGTTGCAGCCGAAATGGGCGGTGCGGCGGCGATTCGGGCGAATACGCCCAAAGATATCGCGGCGATTAAAGCACGCTGTTCGCTGCCGGTGATCGGTTTGTATAAGAAGCACTATCCGGACAGCGATGTCTATATAACGCCGACAATCAAAGAAGTAGAGGAACTGGTCGCAGCGGGTTCCGATTTCATCGCGCTGGATGCAACCGTTCAGCCTCGGCCAAACGGTCAGGACTTTCGTGGATTGCTGCAGGAAATACGTGCCGCGTATCCGGATGTCATGCTCGTTGCGGATGTTTCTACCTATGAGGAAGGCGTGCTGGCGATGGAGCTCGGGGTCGATTTGATCTCGACGACGATGTCCGGCTATACGCCGTACAGCCCGCAGCGGGAGGAGCCGGACATTGGATTGGTCGAACGGCTGGCCGTTCTGAACCGTGTTCCGGTATTGGCGGAAGGACGGATCTGGACAGTGGACGAAATGCTGCGATGCTTCGAAGCCGGGGCATTCGCGGTTGTTGTCGGCACGGCGATTACGAGACCGCAGGAGATTACGAAACGGTTCGTCAAAGCTATCCTTAGCCGTAATTTCGGATAG
- a CDS encoding DUF4127 family protein, which produces MFQVAYLPLDERPCNVQYPLELARLGGMTVTSPPKAILGNKKKPAEHSGIKHWLLETAGNADVLIVSIDMLVYGGIVPSRLHHFSQEEALAKLHLLRELKLRFPALKIYGMNLIMRTPSYNSDDEEPHYYEQYGNLIYQYSWLNDKRAHHPLNPAEQADWDHVQQSIPASVLHEHLNRRCVNAAVNEASIQLVQDDILDMLIIPLDDNAEYGFTAAERNNLIVLTDSLNLNHCIHIYPGADEAGCTLMSRVFCDLHAYAPELYVRYSSTLGPTIIPCLEDRTLGESVKAHVTAAGGFIGDSSGEADFILMVNSPAAGQNAVAGGATPVRDRHRFYFSEVNPREFATAMKRYLDKGMIVALADVATLNGSDQSLMQSLAAQGLLKSIHAYAGWNTSGNTLGTVIAHGIIESYYKLRPQLDNGDRNRFSREFYMQRLIEDWGYQSIARSRIHIEQLPLIGGTYFDITAQYDQVVELVRSMLEDFIQRYLKDLSDERIQLRDLRMPWKRMFEVGFHVRLEPSPVIEKS; this is translated from the coding sequence ATGTTCCAGGTTGCTTATTTACCGCTCGACGAGAGACCTTGCAATGTGCAATATCCGCTCGAACTCGCACGGCTCGGAGGTATGACGGTAACGTCTCCGCCTAAGGCCATACTCGGGAACAAAAAAAAGCCGGCCGAGCATAGCGGAATCAAACATTGGCTGCTTGAAACCGCCGGAAACGCGGACGTACTGATTGTTTCGATCGACATGCTCGTCTATGGCGGCATCGTCCCTTCTCGTCTGCATCATTTTTCGCAAGAAGAGGCGCTTGCCAAGCTTCACCTGCTGCGTGAACTGAAGCTCCGCTTCCCCGCGCTCAAAATCTATGGCATGAACCTCATCATGCGTACGCCTTCCTACAATAGCGATGACGAAGAGCCTCACTACTACGAGCAGTACGGCAATCTAATCTATCAATATTCCTGGTTGAACGACAAACGGGCGCATCACCCGCTCAACCCGGCCGAACAAGCCGATTGGGATCATGTGCAGCAATCCATTCCTGCTTCCGTGCTTCATGAGCATTTGAACCGCCGATGCGTAAACGCTGCGGTGAATGAGGCATCCATCCAACTCGTTCAGGATGACATCCTGGATATGCTGATTATCCCGTTGGACGACAATGCCGAGTACGGATTTACCGCTGCGGAACGAAACAACCTGATCGTGCTCACGGACAGTCTCAACTTGAATCATTGTATCCATATTTATCCGGGAGCCGACGAAGCCGGATGCACCTTAATGAGCCGCGTTTTCTGCGATCTCCATGCCTATGCGCCGGAGCTTTACGTCCGGTATTCCTCCACGCTTGGCCCTACGATCATTCCATGTCTAGAGGATCGTACGCTGGGCGAAAGCGTTAAAGCCCATGTCACCGCGGCAGGCGGCTTCATTGGCGATTCTTCCGGCGAGGCCGACTTTATTCTCATGGTGAACTCGCCTGCCGCCGGACAGAATGCCGTAGCCGGCGGCGCGACTCCGGTTCGGGACCGTCATCGCTTCTATTTCTCCGAAGTTAACCCTCGGGAATTCGCGACGGCGATGAAACGCTATCTCGATAAAGGCATGATCGTCGCGCTGGCCGACGTTGCAACGTTGAACGGCAGCGATCAATCCTTGATGCAATCGCTGGCCGCGCAAGGATTGCTGAAGTCCATCCATGCTTACGCAGGCTGGAACACATCGGGCAACACGCTCGGTACGGTTATTGCCCACGGCATTATCGAATCGTATTACAAGCTGCGTCCGCAGCTCGACAACGGCGATCGAAACCGGTTCAGCCGGGAATTTTATATGCAGCGGCTTATTGAAGATTGGGGCTATCAATCCATAGCAAGGTCACGCATTCACATAGAGCAGCTTCCGCTCATCGGGGGGACGTATTTCGATATTACGGCGCAATACGATCAGGTCGTCGAGCTCGTCCGCTCGATGCTGGAGGACTTCATCCAACGGTATTTGAAGGATTTGTCCGATGAAAGGATCCAACTGCGCGACCTTCGAATGCCTTGGAAGCGGATGTTCGAGGTGGGCTTTCATGTTCGATTGGAACCATCTCCAGTTATAGAAAAAAGCTGA
- a CDS encoding NUDIX hydrolase: MSNKPVGAAAVITNSEGQVLLVKHNYGKFNWELPGGLSEQNESAQETAKREVLEETGLAVSVGRLTGVYYEPRNDMHHFVFICRVLGDQPPQPDAAEVTECRYYDIDELPRPISDFTIKRIREALNTDHDRLFHLIGPREWLE; the protein is encoded by the coding sequence ATGTCGAATAAACCTGTAGGAGCAGCTGCTGTCATTACGAATTCAGAAGGACAAGTACTTTTAGTCAAACACAACTACGGCAAGTTTAACTGGGAGCTGCCTGGTGGACTATCGGAACAGAACGAATCCGCGCAAGAGACGGCGAAGAGAGAGGTGCTTGAAGAGACAGGTCTTGCAGTAAGCGTGGGGCGTTTAACCGGCGTGTATTATGAACCAAGAAACGATATGCATCATTTTGTTTTCATTTGCCGCGTGCTTGGCGATCAACCGCCTCAGCCTGATGCGGCGGAAGTAACGGAATGCCGGTATTATGATATCGATGAGCTGCCTAGACCGATTAGCGATTTCACGATCAAACGCATTCGTGAAGCTCTGAACACGGATCACGATCGTCTATTTCACCTCATCGGGCCGAGAGAGTGGCTGGAATAG
- a CDS encoding YjgB family protein: MKKKQTLKMIAIAALLTGAMMLSACSNDNSANDNDTASQHDNVTPPSNSTNTGDNQSDAGNGSSNGNTSNQPTDNTGNNTSDNTSPPSTDESQTTQEIKALLTLAKEGKVKGIPFAAHTGLIDDVEKEWGKSDKTDFAGKGNYATYAKKHAVIGFNKGSVIFDVRSEAAELQTLTLKEIEAALGKADKVTTNGNDNIYSYEANKTFELRFVIPSDTGKVHHISVYSPDDTRNNMAG; this comes from the coding sequence ATGAAGAAAAAACAGACTCTCAAAATGATCGCAATCGCGGCGCTGCTGACCGGCGCGATGATGCTCTCCGCTTGCTCCAACGACAATTCGGCCAACGATAACGATACCGCTTCTCAACATGACAATGTCACCCCACCTTCGAACTCGACGAATACGGGCGACAATCAATCGGATGCCGGAAATGGCAGCTCGAACGGCAACACCTCGAATCAGCCGACAGATAATACCGGCAACAACACGTCGGACAACACGTCGCCTCCGTCGACCGACGAGAGCCAAACGACGCAAGAGATCAAAGCGTTGTTGACGCTGGCGAAGGAAGGGAAAGTAAAAGGCATTCCTTTTGCGGCGCATACGGGCCTGATCGACGACGTTGAGAAGGAATGGGGCAAATCCGACAAAACGGATTTTGCCGGCAAAGGCAACTATGCGACCTATGCCAAGAAGCACGCCGTGATCGGCTTCAACAAAGGCAGCGTCATCTTCGATGTCCGCTCCGAGGCGGCCGAGCTGCAAACGCTGACGTTGAAGGAAATCGAAGCCGCGCTTGGCAAGGCCGATAAAGTCACGACAAACGGCAACGACAACATCTACAGCTACGAAGCGAACAAAACCTTCGAGCTCCGCTTCGTTATTCCGTCCGATACGGGCAAGGTGCACCATATCTCGGTGTACTCGCCTGATGATACCCGAAATAATATGGCAGGTTAA
- a CDS encoding ATP-binding protein: MANTILFKILLPIVLVIISFSSIYLERTDYPLTMIAAAVAVFLAFNAKQNNNKQMYIQIAILALFHWLAHLNWCLTIYVMLLIRQLLRSEHLLRAILQALLIMTLYSLIRFTYSVPNEYAVLVTLSDLASSLVFVTLVWIIKSKEVETKNLELINDELSKKDVLTGLLNYHEFRKELSRMKAGGEFCLLIMNCQDLRVVNFQHGYEQANDNLKDIAGQIVSHFDTAIVSRYGGSEFAVALEFSDASAMEAHMKQGLDHIIEHSSNLDIIYAYAFSNGRTINETIEEVEKQLFLQKKDIWMKRDEHFFRADKLKVIGELAAGMAHEIRNPLTTIKGFLQLAYQNEYKDIERYHPMIMDEITRVSELTSEFLQFSKPNLSQMKAESVQSCIERAISIMGTEIVRKGHHLSVDYPDDPLYVLVDKDKIVQVLVNLFKNSIDAMDDLGQVGVHVYGVDGEACIELSDTGSGMSEDTREKLFEPFYTTKGHGTGLGLSISHKIVQDHGGRMDVKETSAKGTVFCIMLPVMSKESGSPAT; the protein is encoded by the coding sequence ATGGCAAACACCATTTTGTTCAAAATTTTGCTTCCGATCGTGCTGGTCATCATTTCGTTTTCGTCGATCTACCTGGAACGGACGGATTATCCTCTTACCATGATTGCCGCGGCTGTCGCGGTGTTCCTCGCCTTTAACGCTAAGCAGAACAACAACAAGCAGATGTACATCCAAATCGCGATATTAGCCTTATTTCATTGGCTGGCCCATCTCAATTGGTGCTTGACCATCTATGTCATGCTGCTGATCAGGCAGCTGCTGCGCAGTGAACATTTGCTGCGAGCGATTTTACAAGCTCTCCTCATCATGACGCTGTACAGCCTTATTCGCTTTACCTATTCCGTGCCTAATGAATACGCTGTGCTCGTTACCCTCTCCGACCTTGCCAGTTCACTAGTTTTCGTCACCTTGGTATGGATTATTAAGAGCAAAGAAGTCGAGACAAAGAACCTTGAGCTTATAAACGACGAGCTTTCGAAGAAGGACGTCCTCACCGGGCTGCTCAACTACCATGAATTCCGTAAAGAGCTGAGCCGAATGAAGGCGGGCGGCGAATTTTGCCTGCTGATTATGAACTGCCAGGATTTGAGGGTCGTCAATTTCCAGCACGGATATGAGCAGGCGAACGACAATTTGAAAGATATTGCCGGACAGATCGTCAGCCATTTCGATACCGCGATTGTCTCCCGTTACGGCGGAAGCGAGTTCGCGGTCGCGCTGGAATTCTCGGATGCATCGGCTATGGAAGCGCATATGAAGCAGGGATTGGATCATATCATCGAGCATTCATCGAATTTGGATATCATTTATGCGTATGCCTTTTCGAATGGGCGCACGATTAACGAAACGATCGAGGAAGTCGAGAAGCAGCTCTTTCTCCAGAAGAAAGATATTTGGATGAAGCGGGACGAGCACTTTTTCCGCGCGGATAAATTAAAGGTGATCGGAGAGCTCGCGGCCGGCATGGCCCACGAGATCCGCAACCCGCTGACGACGATCAAAGGCTTTCTGCAGCTGGCTTACCAGAACGAATACAAGGACATCGAACGCTATCATCCGATGATCATGGATGAAATTACGCGAGTCAGCGAGCTGACGTCCGAGTTTTTACAGTTTTCCAAACCGAATCTGTCCCAAATGAAAGCCGAATCGGTCCAGTCCTGCATTGAACGGGCGATTTCGATTATGGGAACGGAGATCGTGAGGAAAGGTCATCACCTCAGCGTCGACTATCCTGACGATCCTCTATATGTGTTAGTGGATAAGGATAAAATCGTGCAGGTGCTCGTGAACTTGTTCAAAAACTCGATTGATGCGATGGACGATCTCGGGCAAGTCGGAGTTCACGTGTACGGCGTGGATGGAGAGGCCTGCATCGAGCTGTCGGACACCGGATCCGGCATGTCCGAGGATACGAGAGAAAAGCTATTCGAGCCGTTCTATACGACCAAAGGACATGGCACCGGCCTCGGATTGTCGATTTCGCATAAGATCGTGCAGGATCATGGAGGGCGCATGGACGTGAAAGAGACTAGCGCGAAGGGGACCGTATTTTGCATCATGCTGCCGGTTATGTCGAAGGAGTCAGGGAGTCCGGCAACTTAA
- a CDS encoding UxaA family hydrolase, producing MNAVYQFDEVARLPLPKDNCAIAIRQLDAGTVIQYEGQSLTLDYTVMEGHRFAVKPIAPGEELLSWELPFGAAVQAIQPGQYVINEEVLDSLSVRHLPFALPKEPNFADQVPPFVLDEATFQPAPASPAYTETRTFMGYRRCEARGVGTRNHVVLLGTTSRTGSYVKQLAARLQGELQQYPNIDGIVPAAHTEGGTEKPNNLDLLLRTLAGFMVNPNVGAVLVVDYGIEPVTNGMVAAYLSEHGYPIDDVLHKFMSLQGGFEDNLAAGEAIVREWLPAVNAMQRTAESISNLKIGLQCGGSDAFSGISANPLLGWISEELVRYGGAASLAETDELIGAEPYVLSKVRNVETARKFLELVQRFRDRTSWHGASAEGNPSGGNKYRGLYNIYLKSIGAAMKKDPVTRLDYATEYGELMKDGGYYFMDSPGNDLESIAGQVAAGCNMIFFTTGNGSITNFPYVPTVKVVTTTNRFQLLSNDMDVNAGQYLEGKSMDELGKDVFELTIQIASGQRSVGEKAGHSQVQIWRNWQQNDASQLQELLHPPVPTGEPIDIQEDDAPASSVQFSFHKQPNGRSSDNIGLILPTSLCAGQVANMITKQLNMEEAGQPDISRFVALAHTEGCGNSGGQAEQLYARTMIGYIAHPMVKHCLLLEHGCEKTHNDFMRHQMEEMGVDASRLGFASIQLDGGITKVSKKVIDWFTDQLAADGAAEKETVGLEGLRIGIMTDGAISDEAGEQLSKLTKMIVGAGGLVVVPENSGLLQAPAYGKQIFTASNIRPSIAYGEHVRRNGFHIMETPTEHWVETVTGLAATGIEVIIALVGNRPMQTHPFVPMLQVASEPAVVRQDEQDLDLLLVGDPNAWTEQLLRRIKQTIEHDYTPRLYRQGNIDFQFTRGFLGVSL from the coding sequence ATGAATGCAGTTTACCAGTTTGACGAGGTTGCCCGACTTCCCCTGCCCAAAGACAACTGCGCGATTGCGATCCGGCAATTGGACGCCGGCACCGTCATTCAATATGAAGGCCAAAGCTTGACCCTAGACTACACGGTTATGGAAGGCCACCGTTTTGCGGTGAAGCCGATCGCTCCCGGAGAGGAGCTGCTTTCGTGGGAGCTGCCGTTCGGTGCGGCGGTGCAAGCGATTCAGCCTGGCCAGTATGTCATCAACGAGGAAGTATTGGATTCCCTTAGCGTGCGTCACCTGCCCTTTGCGCTGCCGAAGGAGCCGAATTTCGCGGATCAGGTTCCGCCTTTCGTACTGGACGAGGCTACCTTTCAGCCTGCCCCGGCATCGCCGGCCTATACGGAAACGCGCACGTTCATGGGCTATCGCCGCTGTGAAGCGCGCGGCGTCGGTACCCGTAACCATGTCGTGCTGCTGGGCACCACCTCGCGCACAGGCAGCTATGTGAAGCAGCTTGCCGCTCGGCTGCAAGGCGAGCTTCAGCAATACCCGAACATCGACGGCATTGTCCCGGCCGCGCATACGGAGGGCGGTACGGAGAAGCCGAACAACCTCGATCTGCTGCTGCGGACGCTCGCTGGATTTATGGTGAACCCGAACGTCGGTGCGGTTCTGGTGGTAGATTACGGCATTGAGCCGGTAACGAACGGGATGGTCGCAGCGTACTTGAGCGAACACGGTTACCCGATCGACGACGTGCTGCACAAGTTCATGTCGCTCCAAGGCGGGTTTGAAGATAACTTGGCGGCAGGCGAAGCGATCGTTCGCGAGTGGCTGCCTGCGGTCAACGCGATGCAGCGGACGGCAGAATCCATCAGCAACCTGAAGATCGGGCTGCAATGCGGCGGCTCGGATGCGTTCTCCGGCATTTCCGCGAACCCGCTGCTAGGCTGGATTTCGGAAGAGCTGGTGCGCTACGGCGGCGCTGCCAGTTTGGCGGAAACCGACGAGCTCATCGGTGCGGAGCCTTACGTGCTGTCGAAGGTGCGGAATGTGGAAACGGCCCGTAAATTCCTTGAGCTCGTGCAGCGATTCAGAGATCGCACATCGTGGCATGGCGCCAGCGCGGAAGGCAATCCGTCCGGCGGCAACAAATACCGCGGCCTATATAACATTTATTTGAAATCGATCGGCGCTGCCATGAAGAAGGATCCCGTCACCCGGCTCGATTATGCGACCGAGTATGGGGAGCTCATGAAGGACGGCGGATACTACTTCATGGATAGTCCGGGCAACGACCTCGAGAGCATTGCGGGTCAAGTAGCCGCAGGCTGCAATATGATTTTCTTTACGACGGGGAACGGCTCCATTACCAATTTCCCGTACGTTCCGACGGTTAAGGTCGTGACGACGACGAACCGGTTCCAGCTGCTGTCCAATGACATGGATGTGAACGCCGGTCAGTACTTGGAAGGCAAATCGATGGATGAGCTCGGCAAAGACGTCTTTGAGCTGACGATCCAAATTGCCTCGGGTCAACGAAGCGTTGGCGAGAAAGCGGGCCATTCGCAAGTGCAAATCTGGCGCAACTGGCAGCAAAACGATGCGAGCCAGCTGCAAGAGCTGCTTCATCCCCCAGTACCGACGGGCGAGCCGATTGACATTCAAGAGGACGATGCGCCGGCTAGCTCGGTCCAATTCAGCTTTCATAAACAGCCGAATGGCCGATCCAGCGACAACATCGGCTTGATTCTGCCGACCAGCCTTTGCGCCGGACAGGTCGCCAATATGATTACGAAGCAGCTGAATATGGAAGAGGCCGGACAGCCGGATATTTCGCGTTTTGTCGCTTTGGCGCACACGGAAGGCTGCGGCAATTCTGGCGGGCAGGCGGAGCAGCTGTATGCCCGAACGATGATTGGCTACATCGCGCATCCGATGGTAAAGCATTGTCTGCTGCTGGAGCATGGCTGCGAGAAAACGCACAACGACTTCATGCGTCATCAGATGGAGGAGATGGGCGTTGACGCGAGCCGGCTCGGTTTCGCGAGCATTCAGCTGGACGGCGGCATCACGAAAGTATCGAAAAAGGTGATCGATTGGTTCACCGATCAACTGGCGGCAGACGGAGCCGCCGAGAAGGAAACGGTCGGTCTGGAAGGACTTCGCATCGGTATTATGACCGATGGCGCAATCTCCGACGAGGCCGGCGAACAGCTCTCGAAGCTGACCAAAATGATCGTCGGCGCGGGCGGCTTGGTCGTTGTACCTGAAAATAGCGGTTTGCTGCAGGCGCCTGCGTACGGCAAGCAGATCTTCACCGCATCCAATATCCGGCCATCGATTGCCTATGGCGAGCATGTCCGCCGCAACGGCTTCCACATCATGGAGACGCCGACGGAGCATTGGGTGGAGACGGTTACGGGCTTGGCCGCTACGGGAATTGAAGTGATAATCGCGCTTGTCGGCAATCGTCCGATGCAGACGCATCCTTTTGTCCCTATGCTGCAAGTGGCTTCCGAGCCGGCTGTGGTGCGCCAAGATGAGCAGGATTTGGATCTGCTGCTCGTTGGAGACCCGAACGCTTGGACGGAGCAGCTGCTTAGACGCATCAAGCAAACGATCGAGCATGACTATACGCCGCGTCTTTACCGGCAGGGCAACATCGATTTCCAATTCACGCGAGGCTTCTTGGGCGTCTCGTTGTAA